In one Candidatus Palauibacter polyketidifaciens genomic region, the following are encoded:
- a CDS encoding alpha-ketoacid dehydrogenase subunit beta codes for MVILRAVATYLEAIRQAIREEMRADADVFVMGEDIGAYGGAFKITEGLLEEFGEDRVIDTPISEAGIVGAAIGAAQMGLKPVCEMQFIDFIAPAFNVIVNFAAKVRYRTGVGAGLVIRGPCGAGVRAGPFHSQNVESYFANVPGLKLVAPATVRDAKGLLKAAIRDPDPVLFFEHKYLYRRLRDELEEGEEFLTPLGKARTHRGGTDLTLVTYGAMVHTAQAAAEQLAEEDGAEIEIIDLRTLQPLDSAAILESVKKTGRLLLLHEAPRFGGFAGEVAALVCEQAFEWLDTPIRRVAALDTPVPYAAELEDAHLPQVADVVSMARLQLSY; via the coding sequence GTGGTTATTCTTCGCGCCGTGGCTACGTATCTTGAGGCGATCCGACAGGCGATCCGCGAGGAAATGCGGGCGGACGCCGATGTCTTTGTCATGGGCGAGGACATCGGCGCCTACGGCGGCGCCTTCAAGATTACCGAGGGGCTGCTCGAGGAATTCGGAGAAGATCGCGTCATCGACACTCCGATCAGCGAGGCGGGGATCGTGGGCGCGGCGATCGGGGCGGCGCAGATGGGCCTGAAGCCGGTGTGCGAGATGCAGTTCATCGACTTCATCGCGCCGGCGTTCAACGTGATCGTCAACTTCGCCGCCAAGGTCCGCTACCGGACGGGGGTGGGGGCCGGGCTGGTGATTCGGGGACCCTGCGGCGCGGGCGTGCGGGCGGGGCCCTTTCACTCGCAGAACGTCGAGTCGTACTTCGCCAACGTGCCGGGCCTCAAGCTGGTGGCCCCGGCCACCGTGAGAGATGCGAAAGGCCTGCTCAAGGCTGCGATTCGGGATCCGGACCCGGTGCTCTTCTTCGAGCACAAGTACCTGTACCGAAGGCTCCGTGACGAACTCGAGGAGGGCGAGGAGTTCCTGACTCCGCTGGGGAAGGCGCGAACGCACCGGGGAGGAACAGACCTGACGCTGGTCACGTATGGCGCCATGGTCCACACGGCGCAGGCGGCGGCGGAGCAGCTGGCGGAGGAGGATGGGGCGGAGATCGAGATCATCGACCTGAGGACGCTGCAACCGCTCGACAGCGCGGCGATCCTCGAGAGCGTGAAGAAGACGGGGAGACTGCTCCTCCTGCACGAAGCGCCGCGGTTCGGCGGCTTCGCCGGCGAGGTCGCCGCGTTGGTCTGCGAGCAGGCGTTCGAGTGGCTCGATACGCCGATCCGGCGGGTCGCGGCGCTCGACACGCCGGTGCCCTACGCGGCCGAGCTGGAGGACGCTCATCTACCCCAGGTGGCGGATGTCGTCTCGATGGCCCGCCTGCAACTGAGTTACTGA